ACGTCGTCCGGAACGCGCCGAGCGACTGGGCCTTCTATCGCGACGCGCTCCCGGACCCGGGCTACCCCTGGCGCTACGTCCGGGAAGCCATCCACGAGGCGGCCGACCGCGACGCCGTCGAGTCCCGAAAGCGGGGCAACCGCATCGAGATTCGCCGGCGTCACGACTACCCCGACTGGATTCGCCGGGTCGTCGCCATCGAGAACAAACCGGACCTCACCGCCAGCGCCGCGCGCGACCTGGTCCCCCAGCTCGAACGTGACGTCGCGCTCGGCCTGGCAGACGAGGTGTGGGTGGCGACGGCGGCCACGGACGAACGCGTCGAGCCGATCCTGCTCGCGGACCTGCCGGCGGAGGCCGGCGTCCTGACCGTCGACCCCGATGACGGAACCGCCGAGGCGGTCTGGCAACCGCGGACGCTGGCCGTCGACGACTCCGGCACACGGATTCTGGAGCGACCCGACGACGGCGTGAGCGCCGCGCGATTCGAGTACGCCGACCCCGGATGGAAGGCCGACAAACGCAACGAGATCGCTGAGCGGGCCTACGAACGGGGGTGGCGGGCCTACGCCGGAACGATGCGGCCCGACTGCCGACACTTCGACTTGCGCGCCACCGACTCCGGCGTCTATCCGTACTGTGTGGCCAAGGAACGGGTGCCGACGCAAACCGAGTGTCGCGGGGCTTGCGGGTCGTTCGAGCCGGAACCGCCGGCCTGGCGGTCGAAGGCGTGGCCGCTGGACGGGGGGCCGGGCGGCGCGAGCAAGCGGTTGCTCGACCGGCGACGCCGACGCCGGCGGCCGGGCCTCGACGACGACGCCGCGTGATTAGTCGTCGGTCGTCTGGATGTCGAGCGCGTCGCGTTCGACGGCGAGCCTGAACGTCGGCACTGTCTTCTGGACCGTCTCGACGATTCCCTTGTCGGCCAGGCTCCGCAGCGCCGACCGGACTGCGTCGACCTCGGGATCCTCGCCGGCGTCGCGCAGCGCGTGCAGCACCGCGACGACGCTCTGGCTCTCCTCGTCGGGGCCGGCGATGACGTCGACGACGGCGTGTTGCAGGGCCGTCACTGTCACCGTCTGCACCCGGTCGGGGTCCTCGCCCTCGATGAGATTGGTCGCCTCCGGCGTCGCACAGATGAGGCTGTTCTCGTTGCGGTAGTAGTACTCCTTGAGTTCGGATTCGAGGTACTGGTGGACCTCGCTCCCACTGTCCATGCCCCACCGCTCTTGCAGCTCGCGGTTCTTCGTCGGCTGGAGCTCGACGATGTCGGCGAGCCGCTCGCTGGCCTCCTCCGAGAGGGTCATCGACGCCTACTACCCGGAGGGGCGTAACAAGCGTTCTGAAGTTGTGCCGGCCCGCCGCCCCTCGTCCAGACAACATATTTGTCGCTTCGGCCCTTGACTCGGGTAGATGCAGACGTCTCGTCTCGTCCCACTGGTACTCTCTGTGGCCCTCCTCGTTTCGGTGCTACCGGCGACGGCTGTCGGTCCCGCGTCCGCCGCGGACGCACGAGTCACGCTGACCGACACGACGGTCACGCCGGCGACGCCGGTGGCGGGCGCCCCGATAACCGCCGAGACGACGGTCCGGCTCTCGGCAGGCAGCGATACGCCGCTCCGCCTCGACGAGGTCACCGTCCGCGACAGCGACGGGAACACGCTCGGGTCGGCGGCCGACCTCGGCCGGCTCTCGCCCGGCGAGACGCTCGCGGTGCCGGTCACGTTCGACGTCTCGGACCCCGGCACCTACGACCTCACGCTCGTCGTCGAGGGCCGCGACACCGACGGCGACGACGTCCGCGCGACGCGTCCCCTCTCGCTGGGCGTCGAACGCGCCGCGCCGCTCGTGGAGCTCAGGGCCGACAGTCTCGTGGCTGACGCGGATACCTCGGTCCAGGCAGTCGTCTCGAACCCGACGAACGCACAGCTCCGTGGCATCACCGTCCAGGTGACCGACCCGGCGAGCGGTGACCGACTCCGCCGGACGGCGCCGGCGCTCGCGGCGGGCGCGTCGACGACGCTGAACTTCTCGGTCCGGGCCACCGAACCTGGGACGACCAATCTGACGGTGGC
This DNA window, taken from Haloarcula ordinaria, encodes the following:
- a CDS encoding DUF5797 family protein; this encodes MTLSEEASERLADIVELQPTKNRELQERWGMDSGSEVHQYLESELKEYYYRNENSLICATPEATNLIEGEDPDRVQTVTVTALQHAVVDVIAGPDEESQSVVAVLHALRDAGEDPEVDAVRSALRSLADKGIVETVQKTVPTFRLAVERDALDIQTTDD
- a CDS encoding DUF5787 family protein; this encodes MDHADSEFAFELAVCQWAERAWSPASDDSTALVARQLGTQYRRWDTVVLECDPDGLTQRGAFGLDALNSDLLHVVRNAPSDWAFYRDALPDPGYPWRYVREAIHEAADRDAVESRKRGNRIEIRRRHDYPDWIRRVVAIENKPDLTASAARDLVPQLERDVALGLADEVWVATAATDERVEPILLADLPAEAGVLTVDPDDGTAEAVWQPRTLAVDDSGTRILERPDDGVSAARFEYADPGWKADKRNEIAERAYERGWRAYAGTMRPDCRHFDLRATDSGVYPYCVAKERVPTQTECRGACGSFEPEPPAWRSKAWPLDGGPGGASKRLLDRRRRRRRPGLDDDAA